A section of the Clostridium omnivorum genome encodes:
- a CDS encoding GNAT family N-acetyltransferase, with translation MSELILVKPSKVLEEKILEYKQEYLNFEETNINGSCGLAHYNDFDEWLKIVLSIEKDKLRNNVHASTFFSVRKSDNRIIGTIQLRHFLTDELEKHGGQIGYGIRPTERKRGYGKQQLLLVLEIAKEMKISKVMIICDKDNIASSQTAMSCGGILTDENLHEGKEQQIYWINLR, from the coding sequence TTGAGTGAATTAATTTTAGTAAAACCATCAAAGGTTTTAGAAGAAAAAATTCTGGAATATAAACAAGAGTATTTAAACTTTGAGGAAACTAATATCAATGGCAGTTGTGGACTAGCCCATTATAATGATTTTGATGAATGGCTTAAAATTGTCCTTTCAATCGAGAAAGATAAACTACGCAATAATGTTCATGCCAGCACGTTCTTTTCTGTAAGAAAATCTGATAATAGAATTATAGGTACTATTCAACTCCGTCACTTTTTAACTGATGAATTAGAAAAGCATGGAGGACAAATAGGCTATGGCATTCGTCCAACTGAACGAAAAAGAGGTTATGGTAAGCAGCAATTATTACTTGTTTTAGAAATTGCAAAAGAAATGAAAATTTCAAAAGTAATGATTATCTGTGATAAAGATAATATTGCTTCAAGTCAGACTGCTATGAGTTGTGGTGGCATATTAACAGACGAAAATTTACATGAAGGTAAAGAACAACAAATATATTGGATTAACCTGCGCTAA
- a CDS encoding FtsX-like permease family protein, with amino-acid sequence MTLFSMTLRNIKKNYKNYFAYYVSSSFSVFVIYLFMSILYNKNVQDQLGTMKKFITLFQVGAVMTVIFSAFFIWYSNSFFIKSRKKEFATYMLLGMSKRQVARLNFFENIIVMIFSLLTGILLGIIFNKFFIMLLYYIVKTSAAVPFQWNLKALKICILVFLVIFSLITLHGTFLIRKSSLLELFNAAKKVERGLKVSIITLIFGALAIVCLAYGYYIAVNQLAANLFKVPIVVLLVVLGTVLFFTSTTSFIIHLSKKNEKGLFKGTKLITTAQLYYRYRGNVGTLSIIAVCTTIALCALVTCVGSYSKTEENSRYMRPMSIEYFNVNGSDKAFQDTLGKHSEVSVKYKDDIELMHVSAVDPLLNTDMEYYVIKQSEFDKLNQHEGINRKADLKDDGDCYFVQLQNFVTDKRAIGRKMNINVGGQSYSLNITGTDIRPFIALDHFMQTIVVKDSIYSNMKNQAEGTAVIKMTLYKLDNDFTAENFINDLSKSLPKDSSVLSFYEHYKDGLKLLGMMAFIGLFIGLLFVTATGSIIYFKMTMEAREDKDKFIVLSKIGVSKGEIKGAISKELALLFGAPLIVAVMNAYPATITLGKMLSLKLTKSYIMIVLVYAAIYCIYYFATLNSYMKSVSEN; translated from the coding sequence ATGACTCTATTTAGTATGACGCTTAGGAATATTAAGAAAAACTATAAAAACTACTTTGCATATTATGTTAGTTCCTCTTTTAGTGTATTTGTAATATATCTCTTTATGTCTATTTTGTATAACAAGAATGTTCAAGATCAGCTTGGAACCATGAAAAAGTTTATAACGTTGTTTCAGGTAGGGGCGGTTATGACTGTAATTTTCTCAGCGTTTTTTATATGGTATTCCAATTCCTTTTTCATAAAATCTAGAAAAAAGGAGTTTGCTACCTATATGCTGCTTGGAATGTCCAAGAGACAAGTTGCAAGACTTAATTTCTTCGAAAATATTATTGTAATGATATTTTCGTTATTAACAGGAATACTGCTAGGAATAATCTTTAATAAGTTTTTTATTATGCTGCTTTATTATATAGTTAAAACTTCTGCAGCAGTTCCTTTTCAATGGAACTTAAAGGCTTTAAAGATATGTATACTAGTTTTCCTTGTAATATTTTCGCTTATAACCTTACATGGAACTTTTCTTATAAGGAAAAGCAGTCTTCTAGAGCTATTTAATGCAGCTAAAAAGGTAGAAAGAGGTTTAAAGGTATCTATAATTACCTTAATATTTGGTGCTTTAGCAATTGTGTGCTTAGCCTATGGATATTATATTGCAGTAAATCAGCTGGCAGCAAACCTGTTTAAGGTTCCTATAGTAGTTTTACTGGTGGTATTAGGAACTGTATTGTTTTTTACCTCCACTACTTCATTTATAATTCATTTAAGTAAGAAAAATGAGAAGGGGCTTTTTAAGGGAACAAAGCTTATAACTACAGCACAGCTGTACTACAGATATAGAGGAAATGTAGGAACCTTAAGCATAATAGCAGTGTGCACTACAATAGCACTTTGTGCATTAGTTACTTGTGTAGGCTCTTACAGCAAAACTGAAGAAAATTCTAGATATATGAGACCAATGTCTATTGAGTATTTTAATGTAAATGGTTCAGATAAAGCATTCCAAGATACCTTAGGTAAACACAGTGAAGTATCAGTAAAGTATAAGGATGATATAGAGCTTATGCATGTTAGTGCTGTAGATCCGCTTTTAAATACCGATATGGAGTATTACGTAATTAAACAAAGTGAGTTTGACAAATTAAATCAGCATGAAGGTATAAACAGAAAAGCCGATTTAAAAGATGATGGCGATTGTTATTTTGTTCAGCTTCAAAACTTTGTAACAGATAAAAGGGCTATAGGCAGGAAAATGAATATAAATGTGGGAGGTCAAAGCTACAGCTTAAATATAACTGGAACAGATATAAGACCTTTTATAGCACTAGACCATTTTATGCAGACTATAGTAGTTAAAGATTCAATATATAGTAATATGAAAAATCAGGCAGAAGGTACTGCTGTGATAAAAATGACTTTATATAAGCTTGATAATGACTTTACTGCTGAGAATTTTATTAATGATTTAAGCAAGTCACTTCCTAAAGATAGTAGTGTGTTAAGCTTTTACGAGCATTATAAGGATGGATTAAAGCTGCTGGGAATGATGGCATTTATAGGGCTATTTATAGGCTTACTCTTTGTAACCGCCACAGGAAGCATTATATATTTTAAAATGACCATGGAAGCAAGAGAGGACAAGGATAAGTTCATAGTATTAAGCAAAATAGGAGTAAGCAAAGGTGAAATAAAAGGTGCTATATCAAAGGAGTTAGCTCTTCTATTTGGGGCACCGCTTATAGTTGCTGTGATGAATGCTTATCCAGCTACAATAACTCTAGGCAAAATGCTTTCCTTGAAGCTAACAAAAAGCTATATAATGATTGTACTAGTTTACGCTGCAATTTACTGCATATACTATTTTGCAACTTTGAATTCATACATGAAAAGCGTAAGTGAGAATTAA
- a CDS encoding GrpB family protein yields the protein MQGVERYKVRLLPHSDEWKEEFEEARKQLKEIFGDNIDDIQHVGSTSISGIYAKPILDIAVVLKSFENMNVDGMKIAGYDYCGAQNEEKDRYLFVLRGEGQISLRHIHCYEPNNLDFYYVTHFRDYLNSHEDYAKEYSDLKISLAEQYPEDRFAYTDKKEGFIRMIYQKIDPEKYNRNVIK from the coding sequence ATGCAAGGTGTTGAGCGTTACAAGGTTAGATTACTACCTCATAGTGATGAATGGAAAGAGGAATTTGAAGAAGCAAGAAAACAACTGAAAGAAATTTTCGGGGATAACATAGACGATATACAACATGTAGGGAGCACTTCAATTAGTGGTATCTATGCAAAGCCGATACTTGATATTGCCGTAGTATTAAAATCATTTGAAAATATGAATGTAGATGGAATGAAAATAGCAGGTTATGATTATTGTGGAGCACAAAATGAAGAAAAAGATAGATATCTTTTTGTTTTAAGAGGTGAAGGACAAATATCATTAAGGCATATTCATTGCTACGAACCTAATAATCTTGATTTTTATTATGTGACACATTTCAGAGATTATCTAAATTCACACGAAGACTATGCAAAAGAATATAGTGATTTGAAGATATCTTTAGCAGAACAATACCCAGAAGACAGGTTTGCATATACAGATAAAAAAGAAGGTTTTATACGAATGATATATCAAAAAATAGACCCTGAAAAATACAATAGGAATGTAATTAAATAA
- a CDS encoding PadR family transcriptional regulator, giving the protein MPELDNQLKKGILSIIVLKLIAERDMYGYEIIQLLDEISEGYYKLKEGTLYPILYRLEDNGWIENYRVIPEDEKKLPRKYYKITHSGITALKDQIDIWKHFNGITNKVLDI; this is encoded by the coding sequence TTGCCAGAATTAGATAATCAACTTAAGAAAGGCATACTGTCCATAATTGTACTTAAATTAATTGCAGAAAGGGATATGTATGGATATGAAATAATTCAGCTGCTGGATGAAATCAGTGAAGGCTATTATAAACTAAAAGAAGGAACTCTGTATCCAATTCTATATAGACTTGAGGACAATGGTTGGATTGAAAACTATAGAGTAATACCAGAGGATGAGAAAAAGCTTCCTAGAAAGTATTACAAAATTACACACAGTGGGATTACAGCACTTAAGGACCAAATTGATATATGGAAGCACTTTAATGGTATAACAAATAAGGTTTTAGATATTTAA
- a CDS encoding CPBP family intramembrane glutamic endopeptidase: MTKISKTDLIFLSYDLVFILIGYMCLYFYSKHNASAFNPLPITLAIIISILLIHIIPINKNKDTHIYRNKKALFPFIIAYSMLILLIIALNTLFNLNNSSVRNFNQTYILLIQLGLTAAIFSCYLFKIKLSDFNWNISSKTFAYIVLIFIIYRFIINFNGIVDGTINIKGILNLEFIIDFALKATINSLYPALFEEVAFRGFLISGLKGFNLNNNACNIIQSLIFGSAHIASWGMPTSLIQLLVLAIQVMIGYLLGKIYFKTDSLLPCILFHGLYNTI, encoded by the coding sequence ATGACAAAGATATCTAAAACCGACTTAATATTTTTAAGTTATGACTTAGTATTTATTTTAATAGGCTATATGTGTTTATACTTTTATAGTAAACATAATGCAAGTGCCTTTAATCCATTACCTATAACATTAGCAATTATAATTTCCATTCTCTTAATTCATATAATTCCTATAAATAAAAATAAAGATACACATATTTATAGGAATAAAAAGGCTCTGTTTCCTTTTATCATAGCTTACAGCATGCTAATTTTATTAATAATTGCTTTAAATACACTATTTAATCTAAACAATTCTTCTGTTAGAAACTTTAATCAAACATATATTTTACTGATTCAATTAGGTCTTACAGCAGCAATTTTTAGTTGTTATCTTTTTAAAATAAAACTTAGTGACTTTAACTGGAATATTTCAAGTAAGACTTTTGCTTATATTGTTCTTATATTTATAATTTATAGATTTATTATTAATTTCAATGGTATTGTTGATGGAACAATTAATATTAAAGGAATATTAAATTTAGAATTTATTATAGATTTTGCATTGAAGGCAACGATAAATTCATTATACCCTGCGTTGTTTGAAGAAGTTGCATTTAGAGGTTTTTTAATTTCTGGCCTAAAGGGATTTAATTTAAACAATAATGCATGCAATATTATACAATCTTTGATTTTTGGATCTGCACATATAGCAAGTTGGGGAATGCCTACTTCTTTGATACAATTACTTGTTTTAGCAATACAAGTTATGATTGGTTACTTGCTTGGAAAAATATATTTTAAAACGGATTCTTTATTGCCGTGTATTTTGTTTCACGGGCTTTATAATACAATATAG
- a CDS encoding ABC transporter ATP-binding protein — MEVLNINNLKKVYGSKFGGVKYTALDDINLKINQGEFVGIMGPSGSGKTTFLNVISTIDKPTSGSVLIDGKDITKLKEPHLSAFRRDKLGFIFQDFNLLDNMTLKENIVLPLALSRMPYSTIDSRLKDIAVKLGIDDILNKHPYEVSGGQKQRAAAARAIISNPSLILGDEPTGALDSKSSKELLGALQNLNEKNNATILMVTHDSFAASYCKRVIFIKDGKLFNELYRGDSSRKDFYQKLLKVLSVIGGDTDDSI; from the coding sequence ATGGAAGTATTAAATATAAATAATCTAAAGAAGGTATATGGTTCTAAATTTGGAGGAGTAAAATATACAGCCCTGGATGACATAAATTTAAAGATTAATCAGGGAGAATTTGTAGGTATAATGGGGCCTTCAGGTTCAGGCAAGACTACATTTTTGAATGTTATTTCTACTATTGATAAGCCTACCTCAGGAAGTGTTTTAATAGATGGAAAGGATATAACTAAGCTAAAAGAACCTCATTTATCAGCTTTTAGAAGGGATAAGCTGGGCTTTATATTCCAAGACTTTAATCTGCTTGATAATATGACACTTAAAGAAAATATAGTGCTACCTCTAGCGCTTTCCAGAATGCCCTATTCTACTATTGATAGCAGGCTAAAGGATATAGCAGTTAAGCTTGGTATAGATGATATATTGAACAAGCATCCCTATGAAGTATCAGGTGGACAAAAGCAGAGAGCTGCTGCAGCTAGAGCAATAATTTCAAATCCATCGCTTATTTTAGGGGATGAACCAACTGGAGCATTGGATTCAAAGTCCTCTAAAGAGCTTCTTGGAGCTCTTCAAAATCTAAATGAAAAGAATAATGCTACTATACTAATGGTAACTCATGACTCCTTTGCTGCATCTTATTGTAAAAGGGTAATTTTCATTAAAGATGGAAAGCTGTTTAATGAATTATATAGGGGAGATTCATCTAGAAAGGACTTTTATCAAAAGCTATTAAAGGTGTTGTCAGTTATTGGGGGTGACACTGATGACTCTATTTAG
- a CDS encoding UDP-N-acetylglucosamine pyrophosphorylase, which produces MNISVNQLLNIEELDARAIFEGVKYPWEALAKIKNFIFEYAKNLPDDFERIEEFVWVGKGTTIEKSVLIKGPAIIGYNCEIRHSAYIRDNVILGNNVVVGNSTEIKNSILFNKAQVPHYNYVGDSILGYKAHLGAGAITSNLKSDGTLVKVKCGTDIIETGLRKFGAILGDLSEVGCNSVLNPGTIIGKDSIVYPLSSVRGYIPENSILKNNGEIVERK; this is translated from the coding sequence ATGAATATTTCCGTTAACCAACTATTAAACATTGAAGAATTAGATGCAAGGGCCATATTTGAAGGGGTTAAATACCCTTGGGAAGCCCTTGCAAAAATTAAGAATTTCATTTTTGAATATGCAAAAAATCTACCGGACGATTTTGAAAGAATAGAGGAATTTGTATGGGTTGGCAAAGGCACCACTATAGAAAAAAGTGTTCTTATAAAAGGTCCTGCGATTATCGGTTATAATTGCGAAATCAGGCATTCCGCTTACATTAGAGACAATGTTATCCTTGGTAATAATGTTGTAGTTGGAAACTCAACTGAGATTAAAAATTCAATCCTTTTTAATAAAGCGCAGGTTCCCCATTATAATTATGTTGGTGATTCAATATTAGGGTATAAAGCGCATTTGGGGGCAGGCGCAATAACCTCAAATTTAAAGTCCGATGGTACATTAGTAAAAGTAAAATGTGGTACAGATATTATTGAAACTGGTTTAAGAAAATTTGGTGCAATTTTAGGCGATTTATCGGAAGTAGGATGCAATTCGGTTTTAAACCCAGGGACAATAATAGGAAAAGATAGTATTGTTTATCCATTAAGTTCTGTAAGAGGGTATATTCCAGAGAACAGTATTTTGAAAAATAATGGTGAAATTGTAGAGAGAAAATAA
- a CDS encoding epoxyqueuosine reductase, translating to MEEKIKEIFINLGAEVCGIANIDLFTDVPKGFHPTDIYSDCKSVIVFAKKIPKGLAYVSPRIVYQNFNSISNVELDRIAYLASNEIEKLYNGITVPIPSDGPYDYWNEKNLEGRGIISMKHAAVLAGIGTLGKSTLLLNREYGNMLNIGAVLTNLNLSSDAPAENICIKGCRLCIDNCPVSAISEHGVSQKLCRNCAYASNDRGFDVVNCNKCRTVCPVALGKK from the coding sequence GTGGAAGAAAAAATTAAAGAAATATTTATTAATCTTGGTGCAGAAGTTTGTGGCATAGCTAATATTGACCTATTTACTGATGTACCAAAAGGTTTTCACCCTACAGACATTTATTCTGATTGTAAGTCTGTTATTGTTTTTGCTAAGAAAATTCCAAAGGGATTAGCATATGTAAGTCCCAGAATTGTTTATCAAAATTTTAATAGTATCAGCAATGTAGAATTGGATAGAATTGCATATTTAGCTTCAAATGAAATTGAAAAATTATATAACGGAATCACTGTACCAATTCCTTCTGACGGACCATATGATTACTGGAATGAAAAAAACTTGGAGGGACGAGGTATAATTTCTATGAAGCATGCAGCTGTCTTAGCTGGTATAGGAACTTTAGGAAAAAGTACTTTGTTATTGAATCGTGAATATGGAAACATGTTAAATATTGGTGCTGTTTTAACTAATTTGAACCTATCATCGGATGCGCCTGCAGAGAATATTTGTATAAAAGGATGTAGATTATGTATTGATAATTGCCCAGTTAGTGCAATAAGTGAACATGGTGTAAGCCAAAAGCTTTGCAGAAATTGTGCTTATGCAAGTAATGATCGAGGATTTGATGTTGTAAATTGTAATAAATGCAGAACAGTATGTCCAGTTGCTTTGGGGAAGAAATAG
- a CDS encoding response regulator transcription factor — protein sequence MYKIMIVEDEEKIRCIIQSALEKWGFEVCYAEDFSKVFEEFVEKKPHLVIMDINLPVYDGFYWCSKIRAIAKVPILFLSSRSTNMDIVMAVQMGGDDYVTKPFSMEVLMAKINALLRRTYSYVEPSLEAINYKDVILSLRDNTIYYNNQSLELTKNEFKILYVLMKNHETIISREKLMQELWEDESFIDDNTLTVNINRLRKKLNEAGLEDFITTIKNQGYIIK from the coding sequence ATGTACAAGATAATGATAGTAGAAGATGAAGAAAAGATAAGGTGTATTATTCAAAGTGCCTTAGAAAAATGGGGCTTTGAGGTATGCTATGCGGAGGATTTTAGTAAGGTTTTTGAGGAATTCGTTGAGAAGAAGCCTCACCTTGTAATTATGGATATAAATCTGCCTGTATACGATGGCTTTTATTGGTGCAGCAAGATAAGAGCTATAGCTAAAGTGCCAATACTATTTTTATCCTCTAGAAGCACCAATATGGATATTGTTATGGCAGTACAAATGGGCGGGGACGATTATGTAACTAAGCCTTTTTCAATGGAAGTTCTCATGGCAAAGATCAATGCACTTTTAAGAAGAACTTACTCCTATGTTGAGCCAAGTCTGGAGGCTATTAACTACAAGGATGTGATACTTTCCTTGAGGGATAATACCATATACTATAATAATCAGAGCCTAGAGCTTACAAAGAATGAGTTTAAGATATTATATGTGCTTATGAAAAACCACGAGACCATTATTTCCAGGGAAAAGCTGATGCAGGAGCTTTGGGAGGATGAAAGCTTCATTGATGACAATACTCTTACAGTTAATATAAACAGGCTTAGAAAAAAGCTTAATGAGGCAGGACTTGAAGATTTTATTACAACAATAAAGAATCAGGGGTATATTATAAAATGA
- a CDS encoding GGDEF domain-containing protein has protein sequence MMEFRKVVVFLFVAVLLFYMTRLFYFTKKRWQVKKRVFIILIGGLALISIATFLDMFSNVMNCPLVYAIIKVFLTAGGITYIIGIILWTRFTMEMMTELENTTLTDYMTGALNRSGIEKAYNSYTKAKRPFYLLVCDLNGTKSINDTFGHSEGDNYITKVSDIIRASIGSKGYLARIGGDEFVILVECLDQQEIENLICNIKRQVYEIYNVKYAGISMGYTKYPDEGKILNELLEAADKKMYYDKKLGGCSRN, from the coding sequence ATGATGGAGTTTAGAAAAGTTGTAGTGTTTTTATTTGTAGCCGTACTTCTCTTTTATATGACTAGATTATTTTATTTTACTAAGAAAAGGTGGCAGGTAAAAAAGCGAGTTTTTATCATTTTAATAGGTGGACTAGCGCTTATTTCTATAGCTACTTTCTTAGATATGTTTTCAAATGTAATGAATTGTCCATTAGTTTACGCAATTATAAAAGTATTTTTAACTGCTGGTGGTATTACCTATATTATTGGAATAATTTTATGGACAAGGTTTACTATGGAAATGATGACAGAGCTTGAAAATACAACACTAACTGATTATATGACCGGAGCATTAAATAGAAGTGGTATTGAAAAAGCATATAATTCATATACCAAAGCAAAGCGCCCATTTTATTTGCTGGTATGTGATCTTAATGGAACTAAGAGTATAAATGATACTTTTGGCCATAGTGAAGGTGACAACTATATAACCAAGGTTAGCGACATCATAAGGGCTTCTATAGGTTCAAAGGGATATTTAGCAAGAATAGGCGGAGATGAATTTGTTATTCTAGTAGAGTGCTTAGATCAGCAGGAGATTGAAAATCTAATTTGCAATATAAAAAGGCAGGTTTATGAGATTTATAATGTAAAATATGCTGGAATCAGTATGGGATATACAAAATATCCTGATGAGGGTAAAATTCTTAATGAACTGCTGGAGGCAGCTGATAAAAAGATGTACTACGACAAGAAGCTGGGTGGCTGCTCACGAAATTAA
- a CDS encoding sensor histidine kinase — protein sequence MSFLRYLKENYRLLIFYAVLMTFVLAAIYLDRSNRMLNSNILYLASVSFIIFAVYLFSDYLIKAKYINGLKQFGASKDKTPIFPQPMEYKDEVYAGVLLDLYDFYNASLKNMENQFKENNEFMTAWVHEIKTPITTSKLLMDNIVSGSDLPSSLNEEIDKIDDYVEKVLFYSRCDSFSEDYIITEVDLNTLIKESVKKHSIIFIRKHISFVNEVESSFWVDTDKKWLLFIIDQIFSNSLKYTSTNGTIKCSAYENHKEKVLVIEDTGIGIKKEDMDRVFQKSFTGSNGRNVNSKATGMGLYLSYKLAKKLGHDITIQSEYGKGTSVSVHFPKWNDYYITKM from the coding sequence ATGAGTTTTTTAAGATATTTAAAGGAAAACTATAGATTGCTTATTTTCTATGCTGTGTTAATGACCTTTGTACTTGCTGCCATATATCTAGATAGAAGTAATAGAATGCTTAATTCAAATATTCTTTATTTAGCCTCTGTGTCATTTATCATATTTGCTGTGTATTTGTTTAGTGATTATCTGATAAAAGCTAAATATATAAATGGTCTTAAGCAGTTTGGGGCGTCAAAGGATAAAACACCTATCTTTCCACAACCTATGGAATACAAGGATGAGGTTTATGCTGGTGTTTTACTAGATTTATATGATTTTTATAATGCTTCACTAAAGAATATGGAAAATCAGTTTAAGGAAAATAATGAGTTTATGACAGCTTGGGTACATGAAATTAAGACGCCTATTACCACATCAAAGCTGTTAATGGACAATATAGTCAGTGGAAGTGACTTGCCCAGTTCCTTAAATGAAGAGATTGATAAAATTGATGATTATGTAGAAAAGGTGTTATTCTATTCAAGGTGTGACAGCTTTTCAGAGGACTATATTATAACGGAAGTAGACCTGAATACCTTGATAAAGGAAAGTGTTAAAAAGCACTCCATAATTTTTATAAGAAAGCATATTAGCTTTGTGAATGAAGTGGAGTCAAGCTTCTGGGTAGATACTGATAAAAAGTGGCTGCTATTTATAATAGATCAGATTTTTTCTAACTCTCTAAAGTATACAAGTACAAATGGAACTATAAAATGCAGTGCTTATGAAAATCATAAGGAAAAGGTTTTAGTTATAGAAGACACTGGAATAGGAATTAAAAAAGAGGATATGGACAGAGTATTTCAAAAGTCTTTCACAGGCAGCAACGGAAGAAATGTTAATTCAAAGGCTACAGGTATGGGACTATACCTTTCCTATAAACTTGCTAAAAAACTAGGGCATGACATAACTATTCAATCTGAATACGGCAAAGGAACCTCTGTTAGTGTGCATTTTCCTAAGTGGAATGATTACTATATTACAAAAATGTAA
- a CDS encoding cytidine deaminase — protein sequence MIDSNDLKLIEEAKKIINKNFDEINENHTVGAALRCKNGNVYVGVNVYAQHGSCAEYIAMGTAITAGEREFDTIVAVRSPKKNNTLIAPCGNCRQLLMQYAPDIKVLIQTEDGIEKFFIKELLPYSPY from the coding sequence ATGATAGATAGTAATGATTTGAAATTAATTGAGGAAGCGAAAAAAATCATCAATAAGAATTTTGATGAAATTAATGAAAATCACACAGTAGGTGCAGCCTTACGTTGCAAAAATGGTAATGTCTACGTTGGTGTAAACGTGTATGCTCAGCATGGCTCATGTGCCGAATATATAGCAATGGGCACTGCAATTACAGCAGGAGAGCGTGAATTTGACACTATTGTTGCTGTAAGGTCTCCAAAGAAAAATAATACCTTAATAGCACCATGTGGAAATTGCAGACAATTACTTATGCAGTATGCACCTGATATTAAAGTTTTAATACAAACTGAAGATGGGATAGAGAAATTCTTTATAAAAGAATTATTACCTTATTCACCATATTAA
- the hsp18 gene encoding heat shock protein Hsp18 — translation MFGMVPFKRNNNSIAKRGDSFSDLIDNFFNDDFFVPMVPFKNNFSVDLKETENEYIVEADLPGVNKDAVNVEYENNYLNISAKREEIIEDKNDNYVRRERSYGEFNRSFYIDNVDADKIDASFKDGVLKITMPKLEKLKENKRRIDIQ, via the coding sequence ATGTTTGGTATGGTTCCTTTTAAAAGAAACAACAATTCTATAGCAAAAAGAGGTGATTCCTTCTCTGACCTTATAGATAACTTCTTTAACGACGACTTCTTTGTTCCCATGGTTCCTTTTAAGAATAATTTCAGTGTGGACTTAAAGGAAACAGAAAATGAGTATATAGTAGAAGCTGATCTGCCAGGAGTTAATAAAGATGCTGTCAACGTTGAATATGAAAACAACTATTTAAATATAAGCGCAAAACGAGAAGAAATCATAGAAGACAAAAATGACAACTATGTAAGGCGTGAAAGAAGCTATGGCGAATTCAACAGAAGCTTTTATATCGATAACGTAGATGCAGACAAAATTGATGCTTCATTTAAAGATGGCGTGTTAAAGATTACAATGCCAAAGCTGGAAAAGCTTAAAGAAAATAAAAGAAGAATAGACATTCAATAA
- a CDS encoding GNAT family N-acetyltransferase has product MNYFFIPMNKEYAYEIAYSWKYNDLYSFYDMTADEEDLKEFLDEDSWTSQYFAVLNDENELVGFYSFAFENEIMWIGLGLKPELTGRNIGTEFVAAGLNFGVKKFNYNHNCIMLEVASFNKRAIKVYEKLGFKFVEKYMQKTNGGEFEFIKMKKVI; this is encoded by the coding sequence ATGAATTACTTTTTTATTCCTATGAATAAAGAATATGCATACGAAATTGCGTACAGCTGGAAATACAATGATCTATATTCATTCTATGACATGACGGCTGATGAGGAAGACTTAAAGGAATTTCTTGATGAAGATAGTTGGACAAGTCAATATTTTGCAGTTCTTAATGATGAAAATGAGTTGGTAGGCTTTTATTCATTCGCTTTTGAAAATGAAATTATGTGGATAGGCCTTGGATTAAAGCCTGAATTAACCGGAAGAAACATAGGAACTGAATTCGTAGCAGCAGGCCTTAACTTTGGAGTAAAAAAGTTTAATTATAATCACAACTGTATTATGCTGGAAGTTGCCTCATTTAATAAACGAGCAATAAAAGTATATGAGAAATTAGGCTTTAAGTTTGTAGAGAAATATATGCAAAAAACAAATGGTGGAGAGTTTGAATTTATTAAGATGAAGAAAGTTATATAA